The sequence AAATATACAGATGCGACAAATACCATTTAATATTTGAAAATATAGAATATAATTAAGTATATCAATTATCAAGGAGGTTTTTGCATATGAAAAAGGTTATTAAATCTACATTAAGCAAGGGTGTAACAGCAGTTCTTAACCGCACACTTACATCAAGTGCTAATGAATCTTCAAGCTTGGTTTTCAGCCAGCCTGTAGAGCCAGCAGAATTAAAGAAATTCAAGAAGGTTAGATAATGCTTGAGAAATTTTCTAGAAAAATTGCTGTATGGTTAATTAAATCAGGCATACTGGAGAATGATAACTCTGAGTTATACGGATATGCAATTCAATATTTATTATTGATTATTATTCCGACTATTAACTTTTTAGCATACTGTATAGCCACCCACAATAATATAATCGGACTTATTATATTATTTTCATTTCTGCTCATCCGGAAATATAGTGGTGGATATCATTGTAAATCATCTACAGTATGTCTGATTTTTTCAACCATAGTTTTAATAGCTATGGTTTTTTACGCTAATTTAATGAATTTTTCTCCAGTAATTATTATAACAATTATATTATGTGAACTGGAATTAATAATAAAAGGGCCTATAATATCTATTAATCATGATATTTCTGATAAAGAGCGTATTATTTATCGAAAATATTTATATGTAATCTTAGCCGTATATGACATTATAATGGCATTATTCATATATTTTAATAAGATTCATCTAGCTTGCAGTATAGCAATTGTTATTATAACCTGTTCGCTTGCACATATGATATGCATGATTGGAAAAAACAAGGAGGTGTATTATTAATTTAATATACCTCCGCTTTTATTCATTCTTCTTTTTCTATCAAAAGTATTATTGATATACTAAATTCTCGGCTATTCTCATCGTAATTTTCAACATGACTTCCATTGTACTTATCAACAACATTATAAATACTTTTCATTCCGTATCCATGAGAATTTTTATCATCCAATTTTGATGTCACATAATTATTATTTATCTTTTCAGGTTTTATATCACAGGAATTTGTTGTTTTTATAATCAACAAACTGCCATTCCTTTTAGTTATAAGCTCTATATAGGGTTTTTCTGTAGCAATGCATTTACATGACGCTTCATATGCATTCGATAACATGTTACCAAATAATGCAACAATATCTGTTTGCGATAAATATTCCACAGTATCAGGTCTAATATCTACAAGCATATTAATACCATTATCACTACATTTATTCATGTATTGACTGAGAAGCCCATTTAATACATTACTTTTAGAAAATTTCGTCTTTATTCCTATACTATAATCTTCTATTATCTCTAAAATATATTGTTTTATATTTTCATCCGTTCCCATATCAAGCATAGCATTAAGGTGTGCCTTTATATCATGTCTTAAAATTTCAAATTTTTCGTTTTTTTCATGCTCCAATTTATAATATTCAGCATCTGCCCTTTCCTTTGCCAGCTCTAACTTAATTCTTTGATTTTCTGCATTTCTCTCATTAATCTTAATATTAACCAACAATATAAGTATGTCTGATATAACCAATACAATCATGCTTATAATCATCCATATTGTTTCCCGCTTCTCTAAATTCCACTTCATGCCAATAGAATAAAATGTCATACAGACAATAAGTGATGAAACTAATATTAATAACAGCAATGCCATAGATATATCTATACTTTCAGACATTTTAACAAAACTTTTCTTTTTTATTATTATAATTATCTGCGCAAATAAAAAATATAGTATTTTGCATAAACATAAAACAGTT is a genomic window of [Eubacterium] eligens ATCC 27750 containing:
- a CDS encoding AgrD family cyclic lactone autoinducer peptide, with the translated sequence MKKVIKSTLSKGVTAVLNRTLTSSANESSSLVFSQPVEPAELKKFKKVR
- a CDS encoding sensor histidine kinase, translating into MGIVLSYAFAHIIEAVILWMSMSQMYEHRYKKWVTGLIIMIGHAIMFMVFLSNNMAISMTVNNIVYILLIAVLYKVNKKAAVFWAVLFNSLISLAEVMVLFMTQYIVGIENVKSQNTLIILTVLCLCKILYFLFAQIIIIIKKKSFVKMSESIDISMALLLLILVSSLIVCMTFYSIGMKWNLEKRETIWMIISMIVLVISDILILLVNIKINERNAENQRIKLELAKERADAEYYKLEHEKNEKFEILRHDIKAHLNAMLDMGTDENIKQYILEIIEDYSIGIKTKFSKSNVLNGLLSQYMNKCSDNGINMLVDIRPDTVEYLSQTDIVALFGNMLSNAYEASCKCIATEKPYIELITKRNGSLLIIKTTNSCDIKPEKINNNYVTSKLDDKNSHGYGMKSIYNVVDKYNGSHVENYDENSREFSISIILLIEKEE
- a CDS encoding accessory gene regulator B family protein, producing the protein MLEKFSRKIAVWLIKSGILENDNSELYGYAIQYLLLIIIPTINFLAYCIATHNNIIGLIILFSFLLIRKYSGGYHCKSSTVCLIFSTIVLIAMVFYANLMNFSPVIIITIILCELELIIKGPIISINHDISDKERIIYRKYLYVILAVYDIIMALFIYFNKIHLACSIAIVIITCSLAHMICMIGKNKEVYY